The Chloroherpetonaceae bacterium genome has a segment encoding these proteins:
- a CDS encoding putative sulfate/molybdate transporter produces MLEPRTTAVKALRFDRNEWNGAFGDIGTDLPLLAGMTIAAQLDAASTLIVFGLMQVLTGVLYKMPMPVQPLKAMATLVISQKLSADVLYGGGIAVGLLMLVLSLTGLLEKLAQLVPQVVVRGLQLGLALQLGLLALKDYISPSGAAGYALALLSFVLILALQRRRLPAALVVMALGVGYALTVAPDSQRLWLHALEPSLNLPKWHAPTWSDIEQGFVVLALPQIALSIGNSILATEQIARDLFPEKALTVKRIGLTYSIMNLIAPFLSGVPTCHGAGGLAGHYAFGARTGGSVVLYGSFYLIWGLFFAECFEMLLRAFPLPILGVVLLFEAVALFGLVHTHSYTATHTTVLAIVAFAAIGLPFGFLVGLIAGTAVFYAFKLRNAEAKDRL; encoded by the coding sequence ATGCTCGAGCCACGCACAACTGCAGTCAAAGCCCTTCGCTTCGACCGCAACGAATGGAATGGCGCATTTGGCGACATTGGCACAGACCTCCCACTGCTGGCTGGAATGACCATAGCTGCACAACTGGACGCAGCCAGCACACTCATTGTCTTCGGGCTGATGCAAGTGCTAACTGGTGTACTCTACAAGATGCCTATGCCTGTCCAGCCTCTCAAAGCCATGGCAACGCTGGTGATTTCGCAAAAACTAAGTGCTGATGTGCTCTATGGGGGTGGAATAGCCGTTGGGCTGTTGATGCTGGTGTTGTCGCTAACAGGGTTACTGGAAAAGCTGGCACAGCTCGTGCCGCAAGTTGTGGTGAGAGGACTGCAGCTTGGGTTAGCCTTGCAGTTAGGTTTGCTAGCGCTAAAAGACTACATTAGTCCCAGCGGTGCAGCAGGATATGCACTGGCGCTCCTGAGCTTTGTACTCATTCTTGCCTTGCAGCGACGGCGTTTGCCAGCAGCGCTGGTTGTGATGGCACTAGGCGTCGGATATGCGCTCACAGTAGCGCCAGATTCGCAGCGGTTGTGGTTGCACGCCTTAGAACCATCGCTAAACCTACCAAAATGGCATGCACCGACATGGAGCGACATAGAGCAAGGTTTTGTCGTGCTGGCTCTGCCGCAGATTGCATTGTCCATAGGCAACTCCATTTTGGCGACAGAGCAAATTGCAAGAGACCTTTTTCCTGAAAAAGCCTTAACGGTTAAGCGCATTGGGCTGACATACTCCATAATGAATCTCATCGCACCGTTTTTGTCAGGTGTGCCAACTTGCCACGGAGCAGGCGGACTGGCAGGGCATTATGCGTTTGGGGCACGCACAGGTGGCTCGGTGGTGCTCTATGGCTCATTCTACCTGATTTGGGGACTATTCTTTGCAGAGTGCTTTGAAATGCTTTTACGGGCATTTCCACTCCCTATACTTGGCGTCGTATTGCTCTTCGAAGCCGTTGCACTGTTCGGATTAGTTCACACGCATTCTTACACAGCAACTCATACAACGGTGCTTGCAATCGTGGCATTTGCGGCTATCGGCTTGCCATTCGGATTCTTAGTCGGGCTTATTGCAGGCACAGCGGTCTTCTACGCATTCAAGTTGCGCAATGCGGAAGCCAAAGATAGGCTGTAA
- the moaA gene encoding GTP 3',8-cyclase MoaA produces MRNLVAEAETDTQNAQPTATLIDNHGRPITYIRMSVTDRCNLRCLYCMPAGGIDFLPQSETLSYAELLRLARLFASLGICKFRITGGEPFVRTGLIDFLEELAAVSGIEEISITTNGVLTAPFVRDLKRIGISSINLSLDTLRRERFKTITRRDEFENVMKTFYALLEYEIPTKINVVVTEGVNTDEIVPLALLSRDYPVSVRFIEEMPFNGTGKETPVLTWNYAKILAVLKEAFPSLSKLPDAPFSTSMNYAIEGHLGTVGIIAAYSRTFCGTCNRLRLTPKGEIHTCLYDNRGYDIKTPMRQGASNIELEALIRKAVSERYKDGYEAEANRIGHIPVRESMSTIGG; encoded by the coding sequence ATGCGAAACCTTGTCGCCGAAGCAGAAACTGACACTCAAAATGCTCAACCCACTGCAACCTTGATAGACAATCATGGGCGACCGATTACCTACATTCGAATGTCCGTAACCGACCGCTGTAACCTGCGATGTCTGTACTGTATGCCTGCTGGAGGTATTGACTTTCTACCTCAGAGTGAGACGCTCTCTTACGCCGAACTGCTGCGCTTAGCCCGACTCTTTGCGTCGCTTGGAATTTGTAAGTTTCGCATTACAGGTGGCGAACCGTTTGTGCGGACTGGGCTGATTGATTTTCTAGAAGAACTGGCAGCCGTCTCAGGTATAGAAGAAATCAGCATCACCACAAATGGTGTGCTGACCGCCCCATTCGTGAGAGACCTCAAACGCATTGGCATCTCATCGATTAATCTGAGCTTGGATACGCTTCGCCGAGAACGCTTCAAGACCATCACGCGACGCGATGAATTTGAAAATGTGATGAAGACCTTCTATGCCCTGCTCGAGTACGAGATTCCAACCAAAATCAATGTAGTAGTCACCGAAGGGGTCAATACGGATGAAATCGTGCCACTGGCCTTACTGTCGCGTGACTACCCCGTCTCCGTGCGCTTCATTGAGGAAATGCCATTCAATGGCACTGGCAAAGAGACACCGGTGCTGACTTGGAACTATGCGAAAATTCTGGCTGTGCTGAAGGAGGCGTTCCCAAGTCTCTCCAAACTGCCTGATGCACCCTTTTCAACTTCAATGAATTATGCGATTGAAGGGCACTTGGGCACAGTAGGCATCATTGCAGCATATTCACGCACCTTTTGCGGCACATGTAACCGCTTACGCCTAACTCCAAAAGGTGAAATTCATACTTGCCTCTACGACAATCGTGGCTACGACATTAAAACGCCGATGCGACAGGGCGCAAGCAACATAGAGCTGGAAGCACTAATTCGCAAAGCTGTCAGCGAGCGCTATAAAGATGGCTACGAAGCCGAAGCGAACCGAATTGGACATATTCCTGTCAGAGAATCAATGTCCACAATCGGTGGATAA
- the moaD gene encoding molybdopterin converting factor subunit 1, whose amino-acid sequence MELIVHFFAAGRDIVGASSLHITLPEPVTAQALLDYLKARYPQFAQLRSLSVAVNEDYASPQQILQETDEIAIIPPVCGG is encoded by the coding sequence ATGGAACTAATCGTCCATTTCTTTGCGGCGGGTCGCGACATTGTGGGTGCGTCCTCACTACACATCACGCTACCTGAGCCCGTTACGGCGCAAGCTCTCTTGGACTACTTGAAGGCACGCTATCCGCAGTTTGCTCAGTTGCGTTCGCTCTCTGTGGCGGTCAATGAAGACTATGCGTCGCCTCAGCAAATTTTGCAAGAAACCGATGAAATTGCGATAATTCCACCTGTTTGCGGGGGCTAA